The Acidobacteriota bacterium genome has a segment encoding these proteins:
- a CDS encoding enoyl-CoA hydratase/isomerase family protein — MNLFQGKTLSYNLADEIFELRLHRQPCNEIGSLALRELEGFVQTLEEQAVRAKALVVHSSMEAGFSAGADLRELYFGLQSLGKAERNAGVRDFLERIHRVFNRIDQIPLTTVAAVHGVVFGGGFELALTCDMIVADRTARFCFPELRLGLIPGFGGIPRLKRDLGNALVRDLLLTGRSINAGKAAAAGLVSQLVAPGHALRAARGIATQATKFDARAAREAKRFIKPIPHLELEREIETFCALFDRPEVEAALLKFVESSQVQPYLP; from the coding sequence ATGAACTTGTTTCAAGGAAAGACACTTTCTTACAATCTGGCCGATGAAATCTTCGAGCTGCGGCTGCACCGGCAGCCCTGCAACGAAATCGGGTCGCTGGCGCTGAGGGAGTTGGAGGGATTCGTCCAGACACTGGAGGAACAGGCGGTCCGGGCCAAGGCTCTGGTGGTCCACAGCTCGATGGAGGCCGGGTTCAGCGCCGGAGCCGACCTCAGGGAGCTCTATTTCGGGCTGCAGTCACTCGGTAAGGCTGAAAGAAACGCCGGGGTTCGCGATTTTCTGGAACGCATCCATCGGGTGTTCAATCGGATCGACCAGATCCCGCTGACCACGGTGGCGGCAGTTCACGGAGTCGTGTTCGGGGGAGGGTTCGAGCTGGCGCTGACCTGCGATATGATTGTGGCCGACCGCACCGCCCGGTTCTGCTTCCCCGAATTGAGACTGGGGCTGATCCCCGGGTTCGGCGGAATTCCTCGACTCAAGCGGGATCTGGGCAACGCCCTGGTCCGCGACCTGCTCCTGACCGGCCGGAGCATCAACGCCGGCAAGGCGGCCGCTGCCGGGCTCGTCAGCCAACTGGTGGCGCCGGGTCACGCCTTGAGGGCAGCCCGCGGGATCGCGACCCAGGCAACCAAATTCGACGCGCGCGCGGCTCGCGAGGCCAAGCGCTTCATCAAACCGATCCCTCACCTGGAGCTCGAAAGGGAAATCGAAACCTTCTGCGCTCTCTTCGATCGGCCCGAGGTGGAAGCGGCCCTTCTCAAATTCGTGGAGAGCAGCCAGGTTCAACCCTATCTGCCCTGA